In Amblyraja radiata isolate CabotCenter1 chromosome 30, sAmbRad1.1.pri, whole genome shotgun sequence, a single window of DNA contains:
- the LOC116989786 gene encoding zinc-binding protein A33-like isoform X1, which produces MASKDQVESLTEEVVCPICLDFFTDPVILECGHNFCRSCITQSWDREAKNTCPECRDEFVDRTLRVNRALARLTEKARALSLNLKEKESKLHCEKHQEELKLFCETDKKVICLICRDGREHKSHSFIPIEEAVEIYKDQVKSSFESLTEKKSEIEQMEHEQKESISGVQEESHNLQSQITSQFVELHQIFTEKEQRLLGDIRKEEKKIVKRMKKNLQEIQENLNSIEEELSQLQEQIDHKDGVTFLKDEAGRESSASVDTESLSVTDAAPAFETIYRPFVLSTMITEISDAIKRCSFSPYVANAAAGKIHFHTGSWRWEIPEHNRQPHPSLCLCLTASQENRSASPGPSCPASFSMNKATPPQL; this is translated from the exons ATGGCTTCGAAAGACCAGGTCGAGAGTTTgaccgaggaggtagtttgtcccatctgcctggatttcttcaccgatccggtgatactggagtgcgggcacaacttctgccgctcctgtatcacacagagttgggacagggaggcgaAAAacacctgcccggaatgtagagacgaGTTTGtggaccgcaccctcagggtgaatcgggccttggcgagactgacTGAGAAAGCTCGAGCACTGAGCCTAAATCTcaaagagaaggaaagtaaacttcactgcgagaaacatcaggaagaactgaagctgttttgtgaaactgacaagaaagtGATTTGTCTGATCTGTCGAGatgggcgggaacacaagtctcacagcttcataCCGATAGAAGAAGCTGTTGAAAtttacaag GATCAGGTGAAATCATCTTTCGAATCTCTCACAGAAAAGAAATCAGAGATCGAGCAAATGGAGCACGAACAGAAAGAGAGCATTTCTGGAGTTCAG gaagagtcacacaaccttcagtcacagatcacatcccagtttgttgaactgcaccagatattcactgagaaagagcagcgcttacTTGGAGATATCCGGAAGGAAGAGAAAAAGATTGtaaaaagaatgaagaaaaatcttcaagagattcaagagaatttaaattccattgaaGAGGAACTCTCACAGTTACAGGAACAGATCGATCACAAGGACGGCGTGACATTTCTGAAG gatgaAGCTGGTCGGGAGAGCAG TGCGAGTGTTGATACTGAATCGTTGTCAGTGACAGACGCTGCCCCGGCCTTTGAAACGATCTATCGCCCCTTTGTGTTGAGCACAATGATAACAGAAATATCTGATGCCATTAAGCGGTGTAGCTTTTCACCTTACG TAGCAAACGCAGCTGCCGGGAAGATTCACTTTCACACAGGCAGCTGGAGATGGGAGATCCCTGAACACAACCGACAGCCacacccctccctctgtctctgtctcaccGCCTCTCAAGAAAACAGGAGCGCGTCACCTGGCCCCTCATGTCCGGCCTCGTTCAGTATGAACAAGGCGACTCCACCACAACTCTAA
- the LOC116989786 gene encoding zinc-binding protein A33-like isoform X2, with translation MASKDQVESLTEEVVCPICLDFFTDPVILECGHNFCRSCITQSWDREAKNTCPECRDEFVDRTLRVNRALARLTEKARALSLNLKEKESKLHCEKHQEELKLFCETDKKVICLICRDGREHKSHSFIPIEEAVEIYKDQVKSSFESLTEKKSEIEQMEHEQKESISGVQEESHNLQSQITSQFVELHQIFTEKEQRLLGDIRKEEKKIVKRMKKNLQEIQENLNSIEEELSQLQEQIDHKDGVTFLKDEAGRESSASVDTESLSVTDAAPAFETIYRPFVLSTMITEISDAIKRCSFSPYANAAAGKIHFHTGSWRWEIPEHNRQPHPSLCLCLTASQENRSASPGPSCPASFSMNKATPPQL, from the exons ATGGCTTCGAAAGACCAGGTCGAGAGTTTgaccgaggaggtagtttgtcccatctgcctggatttcttcaccgatccggtgatactggagtgcgggcacaacttctgccgctcctgtatcacacagagttgggacagggaggcgaAAAacacctgcccggaatgtagagacgaGTTTGtggaccgcaccctcagggtgaatcgggccttggcgagactgacTGAGAAAGCTCGAGCACTGAGCCTAAATCTcaaagagaaggaaagtaaacttcactgcgagaaacatcaggaagaactgaagctgttttgtgaaactgacaagaaagtGATTTGTCTGATCTGTCGAGatgggcgggaacacaagtctcacagcttcataCCGATAGAAGAAGCTGTTGAAAtttacaag GATCAGGTGAAATCATCTTTCGAATCTCTCACAGAAAAGAAATCAGAGATCGAGCAAATGGAGCACGAACAGAAAGAGAGCATTTCTGGAGTTCAG gaagagtcacacaaccttcagtcacagatcacatcccagtttgttgaactgcaccagatattcactgagaaagagcagcgcttacTTGGAGATATCCGGAAGGAAGAGAAAAAGATTGtaaaaagaatgaagaaaaatcttcaagagattcaagagaatttaaattccattgaaGAGGAACTCTCACAGTTACAGGAACAGATCGATCACAAGGACGGCGTGACATTTCTGAAG gatgaAGCTGGTCGGGAGAGCAG TGCGAGTGTTGATACTGAATCGTTGTCAGTGACAGACGCTGCCCCGGCCTTTGAAACGATCTATCGCCCCTTTGTGTTGAGCACAATGATAACAGAAATATCTGATGCCATTAAGCGGTGTAGCTTTTCACCTTACG CAAACGCAGCTGCCGGGAAGATTCACTTTCACACAGGCAGCTGGAGATGGGAGATCCCTGAACACAACCGACAGCCacacccctccctctgtctctgtctcaccGCCTCTCAAGAAAACAGGAGCGCGTCACCTGGCCCCTCATGTCCGGCCTCGTTCAGTATGAACAAGGCGACTCCACCACAACTCTAA
- the LOC116989810 gene encoding E3 ubiquitin-protein ligase TRIM39-like, whose product MDRTRRSLPDTGKRFTVKARVMGSEGFTSGRHYWEVELAGSREWRLGVAAESVERKRDVTPTPKTGVWSIGRWGDVFNASASPPSPLPARPIPGRVGVYLSYESGTVSFYDADTKSILHTFAGNKFTEKLYPLIGIADENHWLRICSGSAPGV is encoded by the coding sequence ATGGACCGGAcccggaggagtctccctgacaccgggaagaggtttacagtcaAAGCGCGTGTGATGGGATCCGAGGGATTCACAtctgggagacattactgggaggtggagctgGCGGGGAGTCGGGAATGGaggctgggagtcgccgcagagtctgtggagaggaagagagatgtcACACCGACCCcgaagactggagtctggagcatcgggcggTGGGGTGACGTGTTTAATGCATccgcctcccctccatcccctctccccgcccgtcccatccccgggagggtgggagtttatctcagttacgagtccgggacagtttcattttacgacgcggacaccaagtccattCTCCACACCTtcgctgggaataaattcacggagaaactttatcctttgatCGGTATTGCGGATGAAAACcattggctgagaatctgctccggttccgctccgggtgtgtaa